The Longimicrobium sp. genome contains the following window.
GTTCAGCCCCAGGTTCAGCACCGCGCGGTGCAGCAGGTCCTCGTCGCCCTGCACCACGGCGGCGGCGGCGCTCTCGTCCACCTGGAAGCGGACGTCCATCCCCTCGGCCTGCGGGTGGGCGCGCACCAGGTCCACCGCGTGCTTGACGAGCGAGGGCACGTAGAGCGGCGCCGGGGTGCGCACCTTCACGCGGGCGAAGTCCAGGAACTCGGTGAGCAGCCGCGACAGCCGGTCGCTCTCGCGCACCACCAGCTCCTGCAGCAGCTGCCGGTCTTCGGGCTGCATCCCGTTGCCGGAGAGCTGCTCGGTGGCGCTGCGGATGGAGGCCAGCGGGTTCTTGATCTCGTGCGCCAGCGATGCCGAGAGCTCGGCCACGGCCTCCAGCCGCTCGGCGCGGCGGCGCAGCGCGTCCAGGCGCTTGCGCTCGGTGATGTCCTGGAAGATGGCGGTGACCGAGGGCGGGTCGGTGCGCTCCAGCAGCGTGGTGGAGACGCCCAGCACGGTGCCGTCGGCGCGCTCGCCGGTCTCCCAGCGCCGCACCGGCTCGTGGTTCTCGCGGGTGGCGCGGATCACCCGCCCCAGCCCCGGCGCGGCGCGGTCGAGCGCCTCCAGCACGGGCCGGCCGATCCAGGCGTCGGAGTCGATGTCGAGGAGCTCCGCCCCGGCGGGGTTCATGTACGCCAGCCGCCCCTCGCCGTCCACGGTCAGCAGCCCCGTGGCGATGCCGGCCAGCACGTCGTCGGTGTCGAGCTTCAGCTGCCTCAGCTCGGTCTCCACCTCGCCCAGCACGGCGCCGGTCTGCCGCAGCCGGTCGCCGATGTAGCCGGTGACCAGCGCCACGGCGCCGAAGAGCGCGCACTGCAGCAGCACGCCGGGGTCCATCCCGTGCGCCGAGAGCGCCACGTCGGCGAAGTAGAGGATGCTGGCCAGCACGCCGATCACGATGCCGCCCAGCATCGGCAGCAGCACCGCCCCGGCCACGATCACCAGCACGTAGAGCGGGGCGAAGCTGCTCTCCCGGCCGCCGGTGAGGTGGACGACGGCGGTCACCAGGAGCACGTCGAAGAGCACCTGGGCGAAGAGGTAGCCGCGCCCGGGCTCGCGCCGCGCCAGGTGCGTGTACCAGAAGGAGAAGACGGTGACGGCGTAGACGGTCGCCGTGAGCAGCGTGGTGGCCAGCGTGGTGGCGGGCGGCGCCTCCTTCCACGCCCAGGCGGCGGCCACGAAGATCCCGGTGGCGAGCGCCAGGCGCCCCAGGTACTCCCACGACAGCACGCGCCGCGGCTCGGGGAGGCTGCCGCCGGAGATGCGGCCGGTCACCACCTCGGCGCTCCGCTGCACGGGCTTCGGCGCGGCCGCGCGCGAGTGGCGCGGCCCGGGAACGGGGTCATCGGGTTGTGCGACGGGAGGGATGGGACGTAAAACGTTGGGGCGTATTGTCGGTGCGCGGGGGCCGGAT
Protein-coding sequences here:
- a CDS encoding ATP-binding protein → MQRSAEVVTGRISGGSLPEPRRVLSWEYLGRLALATGIFVAAAWAWKEAPPATTLATTLLTATVYAVTVFSFWYTHLARREPGRGYLFAQVLFDVLLVTAVVHLTGGRESSFAPLYVLVIVAGAVLLPMLGGIVIGVLASILYFADVALSAHGMDPGVLLQCALFGAVALVTGYIGDRLRQTGAVLGEVETELRQLKLDTDDVLAGIATGLLTVDGEGRLAYMNPAGAELLDIDSDAWIGRPVLEALDRAAPGLGRVIRATRENHEPVRRWETGERADGTVLGVSTTLLERTDPPSVTAIFQDITERKRLDALRRRAERLEAVAELSASLAHEIKNPLASIRSATEQLSGNGMQPEDRQLLQELVVRESDRLSRLLTEFLDFARVKVRTPAPLYVPSLVKHAVDLVRAHPQAEGMDVRFQVDESAAAAVVQGDEDLLHRAVLNLGLNAVQWAGPGGRVAVEMDLVESEILSAALAYTRAVRIRVSDSGPGVPAEHAEHVFDPVFTARPGGTGLGLALVQRAAEAHGGAVFVDEPLPGWGSTFTLYLRAAAADDHDVPAAATTQRQEATT